CTGTCGCGCTTGGATTTGGGCAGCAGGCCCATGATCCGCTTGTCGGCGGCCTCGACGCGCGGGCGGGCGGCGATGAGGGCGGCCTCGCCCTCAGGCGACAGGCGAACGGCCTTGGCGCGCGCATCCAGCGTCGAGCGTTCGCGCTCCAGCAGGCCCTTGGTCGTCATGCGCGCCACCAGATCCGCCAGGGTCGAGCGGTCGATCCCGGTCGCCTTGACCAGGTCGGTCTGCGTCAGGCCCGAGCGGGCGGCCACGGCCTCCAGCACGGCGAACTGGCGCTGGGTCAACCCCTCCGGCCCGGCTTCCTCGGCGTAGATGTCCAGCGCCAGCTGCAGCGCCCGATGAATCAGGTGGCTCGGCGATTCCGCCAGCCCGCCCTTGATCTTGGCCTGCTTGCCCGACTTGATCATCGTCTTCGTTCCCGAACAGCCCGATACCGGCCGTGGCCGGATGATGCTGCGACAGCTAACAGTCTGGCTTAACGCTTTGACGACGCAAACGCTGACGGTTTGAAGACATTTAAGCAGGCCTACCGCGCGTTCGCGCTGCTTGAGGCCTTTGTTGGCGGGCCTATCGGGCTTCGCCCTACTTGAGGCCCGGAAATGGATGATCGAGCCCTGCTATGCCTCCGTCATCCTCGGGCTTGACCCGAGGATCGAGCCTAGCGGCGCGCTTTTGCGTTCCGACGTCGCGCAGGCGGACAATCCGATCCTCGGGTCAAGCCCGAGGATGACGGGAGAAGTGAGACCCAACCCTAAAGGCCCGTGTCGGGCGAGACGGGGCCCGGTTCCTCGTCCTTGGTCATGTTCTTCAGGATCAGCGGCACCTGCGACAGGCCGAAGATCGAGGCCGCGATCCACAGCACGCCGCGGAAGGCGGTCCAGACGCCGTTGGGATCGGGCGTCCCCAGGTTGAGCGCCGACCAGATGGCGGTGACGGCGGTCGGGCTGCGGAACACTTCATTGGCGATGGCGACGGCCAGGAAGTAGAGGCCGTAGCGGAAGGTCAGTTTGCGCCACGCCTCGTCGGTCACCTTGATGGCCGAGCCCAGCAGGGCCTTGAACGGGTATTTCTTCAGCGGCAGCGAGCCGAGCAGGACGGCGGCCAGCAGGCCGTTCTGTACCGTCAGCTTGAGCTTCACGAACAGGTCGTCGTCGGTGACGATGGTCAGGACGCCGAACACCAGGGCGAAGCCGCCGGTGATCAGGGGCATGGGCGCCAGGCGCCGCTCCAGCACGAAGCCGACGGCCAGGGCGATCATCGAGGCGATGACCAGCACCCACGTCGCCTTGATCATGTCGCGGGTGATGAAATAGGCGGCCATGAAGGCGACCAGGGCGCCGAAGTCGACGGCCTGCCGGATCCATTGCGGACGTTTGCTCTGGGTCGCTTCAGTCATGGATCAGTCCTCAAGCCCGACCAGCGATCGGGAAAACGCGCGGGCGTCGAAAGGTTGCAGGTCCTCGACCCCTTCGCCGACGCCGATCAGCTTGATCGGGGCGTCGGAGGCCTGGGCCACCGGCACCAGGACGCCGCCGCGCGCGGTGCCGTCCAGCTTGGTCATCACCACGCCCGAGACATAGGCGGTGCGGCCGAAAATCTTTTCCTGCTCCAGCGCGTTGCGGCCGACGGTGGCGTCCAGCACCAGCAGGGTTTCGTGCGGGGCGTCCGCATCGACCTTCTTCAGCACGCGCACGATTTTGAGTAGTTCGTCCATCAGGGTGGACTTGTTCTGCAGCCGCCCGGCCGTGTCGATCAGGACGACGTCGAAGCCTTCCGCCTTGGCCTTGGCGTATGCGTCGAAGGCCAGACCGGCGGCGTCGGCGCCGTCGCGGCGGCTTTCGAAATGAGCGCCCGCGCGGTCGGCCCAGACCTTCAGCTGCTCGCGGGCGGCGGCGCGGAAGGTGTCGCCGGCGACGATCATCACCTTGGCGCCCTTGCCTGTCAGGTCGGAGGCGATCTTGCCCAGGGTCGTCGTCTTGCCCGAGCCGTTCACGCCGACGAACAGGACCACATAGGGCTTGGGCCCGCTGAGGGGATCGAACGTCGCCTGACGCGGCGTCAGTTCGGCCGCCACGGCCTCGGCCAAGGCTTCCTTGACCTCGCGCTCGTCAGAGGTCTTGCCGAACCGCAGGGCGCGAAAGCGCTCGACGATGCGGGCCGAGGCGGCGGGACCCAGATCGCTCTCGATCAGATGTTCCTCCAGCCGCTCCAGCGCCTCCTCCGAGAGGGGCTCCTTCACGAAGGTCGAGACGACCTGATCGGTCATCTGCTTGGAGGATCGGGACAGACCCGCGCTCAGCCGCTGAAACCAGCCTTTTTTGGGCGTATCGCTCATGGTGTGAGCCTTAGCCGACGGCGGTTCGCAGGTCACGAACTTCCCGCTGCCCGCTCATCCCGGCGGACGCCGGGACCCAGTGCTTTGGCTTCGGGCCGCAACCCTATATTGATCGAACGGTCTTAGAGATCGAGCGCCGCGCCTCGCGGCTCTCACTGGATCCCGGCGTCCGCCGGGATGAGCGGATGGATTGATGGCCTCGAACAGTTCCTTCCATGCCCCCAGCCGCCACGGCTTCGTGCGCGTCGCCGCCGCGACCCCGGTGGTTCATATCGCCGACCCGGCCGCCAACGCCGAGGAGCATGCACGGCTGATCCGTCAGGCGGGCGAGAAGGGCGTGGACCTGCTGGTCTTCCCCGAACTGTCGCTGAGCGCCTACGCCATCGACGACCTGCACCTGCAGGCGGCCCTGCTGGACGAGGTCGAGCGCCAGATCGCCCGTCTGGCCGCGGTCGCGGACGAGGCGAGCGTGATCGCCGTCATCGGCGCGCCGATCCGCAACGGCGACGCCCTGTTCAACTGCGCCGTCGTGCTGGGCGGGGGCGAGGTGCTGGGCGTGGTCCCCAAGACCTATCTGCCCAACTATCGCGAATACTATGAGAAGCGCTGGTTCGCGCCCGCCGCCAGCCGTAGCGAGGACGCCGTCGTCCTCAATGGCGAGCGCGTCGACTTCGCCCCGGGCCTGATCTTTGAGGCGACGAACCGGCCGGGCTTCGTTTTTGCGGTCGAGGTCTGCGAGGACTTCTGGGCGCCGCTGCCGCCGTCCACGCGGGCGGCGCTCGCAGGCGCGCGCATCCTGTGCAACCTGTCGGCCTCCAACATCGTCATCGGCAAGGCCGACGAGCGCGCCCTGCTGTGCGCCAGCCAGTCGGCGCGCACCCTGTCGGCCTATGTTTTCGCCGCTTCGGGCTGGGGCGAAAGCACCACCGATCTGGCGTGGGACGGTCAGGCGACCATCCATGAGCTGGGCGCGCGGCTGGCCGAGGGCGAACGGTTCGCGATGCATAGCCATCTGACGGTGGCCGACGTGGACGTGGACCGCATCGGTCTGGACCGCTTACGCAACGGCACCTTCGCCGACTGCGCCCGGATCGAGGGCGAGGCCGCGACGGTGGTTCCGTTCGAGGCGGGGGAGGGGCCGGCCGACGCCCTGATCCGCCCGCTGGACCGCTTCCCCTTCGTCCCGGACGATGCGGCGCGGCTGGATCAGGACTGCTTCGAGGCCTTCAACATTCAGGTCCAGGGCCTGATGCGGCGGATGACGGCGACGGGGTCCAAGACCCTGGTGATCGGCGTCTCGGGCGGTTTGGATTCGACCCAGGCCCTGCTGGTCGCCTGTCGCGCCTTTGACCGGCTGGAGCTGCCGCGCACGGGCATTCTGGCCTTCACCATGCCCGGTTTCGCCACTTCCGAGGGGACCAAGTCCAACGCCTGGAAATTGATGACGGCGCTGGGCGTGACGGGCGCCGAGATCGACATCCGGCCCGCCGCCGAACAGATGCTGCGCGACATCGGCCATGCTTTCGCGAACGGCGAGCCGGTGCACGACATCACCTTTGAGAACGTGCAGGCGGGTCTGCGCACCGACTATCTGTTCCGGCTGGCCAATCAGAACCACGGCTTCGTTCTGGGCACCGGCGATCTGTCGGAACTGGCGCTGGGGTGGTGCACCTATGGCGTCGGCGACCACATGAGCCACTACAACGTCAACGGCGGGGTGGCGAAGACCCTGATCCAGCACCTGATCCGTTGGGTGGCCGAGCGCGGTCTGGTGGGCGAGGCCGCGACGCCGACCCTGCACGCCATTCTGGCTACCGAGATCTCGCCCGAGCTGGTGCCCGCGGGCGCCGACGGGGCGATCCAGTCGACGCAGAGCATCGTCGGTCCCTATGCGCTGAACGACTTCTTCCTGTTCTACATCAGCCGCTTCGGCTTCAAGCCGTCCAAGGTCGCCTTCCTGGCGCATCAGGCCTGGGGCGACGCGGCGACGGGACGCTGGCCGGTCGGCCTGCCGCAGGGCGAGCGGGTCGCCTATGACCTGCCGACCATCAAGGGCTGGCTGCGCAAGTTCCTGATCCGCTTCTTCCAGACCAGCCAGTTCAAGCGCTCGGCCGTGCCGAACGGGCCGAAAGTGGTCACCGGCGGGTCGCTGTCGCCGCGTGGCGACTGGCGCGCGCCGTCGGATTCCTCAGCGCGGGTGTGGCTGGACGAACTGGACGCCAATACGCCTGAGAGTTGAAAGCGCCGTTTCGGGGTTTACCCGCCTGCATCACGCAGGTTAGCGTTTCGACCTCCCCGCCCTCTGTGAGACTGACATAGCCCGGTCGTGCGGGAGAGCCCGGACCTGTCCGGGTCAGCCTAGGGGCTGAGCGTTCGGGACTGGAGAAGGATACGCCATGCGTTTTGCAACGGCCGCCGCCCCGACCGCCATTCTGGCCGCCCTGTTTCTGACCGCCGCGCCCGCTCTGGCGCAGGACGGCGCTGAACCGGCGCCCGCCGCCGCGCCTGCCCCGGCCGGCGAGCCCACCGACGCCGAACTGGCCCAGTTCGCCGCCGCCATGAAGACGGTCTCGAGCGTGGCCGCCTCCGTCCAGAACGGAACGCCCACCGAGGAGCAACAAGCCCAGATGGCCGCCGCCGTGCAAAACTCGGGCCTGGCCGTCGAGCGCTTCAACGCTATTTCGGCCGCCGTCTCGGCGGATCCGGTGCTGCAGGCGCGCGCCGCCGTGGCTGGCGCCGCCCCGTCTGCGCCCGGCTCCGTGGGCGCTGGCGTGACGGACGCCGAAATCAGTCAGTTCGCCGCCGCCATGGCTGAAATCTCTGGCGTCGCCCGCGCCCTGAACGGCGCCCAGCCCAATGAGGAGCAGCAGGCGCAGATGGCGGCCGCCATCCAGAACTCGGGCCTCGAGATCGAGCGCTTCAACGCCATTTCCGCCGCCACGGCTCAGGATGAGCAGCTTCAGGCGCGCATCGCCCTTGCCCAGGCGCGGCAGGGCGAATAGGCCATACGGGACGGGCCGTCGCGGAAGCGGCGGCCTTCTCTCTATTGCAGGCAGGACCGATCATGAGCGACGACGTCACCAAGGACTCCAACGGCAACATCCTGTCGGACGGCGACAGCGTGACCCTGATCAAGGACCTGAAGGTCAAGGGCTCGGGCGGGGTGACGCTGAAGCGCGGCACGATGGTCAAGAACATCCGCCTGACCGGCGATCCCGATGAAATCGAAGCCAACGTCGAAAAGGTGCGCGGCCTGGTCCTGCGCACGGAGTTCGTCAAGAAGGCATAATTTAAGAGGCCTACCGCGCTTCGCGCTACTTGAGGCGCATTTAAGGGGCCTATCGCGCTTTGCGCTACTTGAGGCCCGTGACCTCGTGACCCTGTCATCCCGGAAGCCCGTAGGGCTATCCGGGACCGGCGGAAACGCGGCGTTTGAACAGCTGGCGGCAGCGTCCCGGGCGGTCCCGGCTCTCCGCTCCGCTGCGGCCGGGATGACGAGGAGGGTCGCCTCAGCCCACCCCCGCCAGAAACTCGAAGATGGCCGCCCGCGCCTCGGGTTCGTCCAGCATGGGGGCGTGGCCCACGCCGGGGATCTCGGCGTAGGCGAGGCTGGGCGCGGCCTTCTTCATCTTATCGACGATGGCGGGGCTGAGCAGGTCCGAGGTTCCGCCGCGCACCAGCAGGGTCGGCTTTTTGCGCGCCAGAGCCCGGAACGATGGCCACAGGTTGGGGACCAGGGCCTTGGACCCGGCCGCCTTGAACGGCGCTGCGATGTCGGGATCGTAGTCCAGCACCGGCGCGCCTTCGGTCCCCTCGCGGAAGATTCGGCGCGAGAAGGCGGCCCAATCCGCATCCGTATAATCGGGAAAGACCGTCTCATTGATGCGTCGGGCGTAGGCTGCAGCGTCGTCCCAGCTGTCGATCACGACCGGCTGGCCGGTATAGGCGGCGATGCGGGCCAGGCCCTCGGCGGCGACTTCGGGGCCGACGTCGTTCAGGATGGCGGCGGCGATGGCTTTGGGCTTCAGCGCCGTCAGCGCCATGGTGATCAGCCCGCCCATCGAGGTGCCGAGGAAGACCGCCTTCTCGATCCCCGTCTGCTCCATCAGGGCGACGACGTCCTTGGCGTAGACGTCCGGCGTGTAGGTCATGGGGTCGGGCGCCCGGTCCGACCGGCCGCGCCCACGCACGTCGACGGCCAGGACGCGGCGCCCGCTGTGCGCGATCAGCCCGGCGATGGCGCCGAAATCGGCGCTGTTGCGCGTCAGGCCGTGGATGGCGATGACCGGCAGGCGGGCCGGCCCCTCGGCCGGGGCGTAGTCGCGGGCGTAAAGGCTGAGGCCGTCGGGCGAAGTCCAGCGGCGCTCGACATAGCGGTCGGCCAACGGGGTGGTCATCGACATGGGGCGTCTCCGAACAGTCAATCTACGCGGACGACGTTAATTCATCGGATGCGGAATAGCGATCAGCCGGGCAGCAGATCGCGGACGAATTGATCCAGGTCGCCCTCGGTGAAGCGATGGCCCGCCACGCCCGCGCGCCGCGCCGCCTCCATGTCCGACGGCTGGTCCCCGATCATCAGCGAGCGGGACAGGTCCAGATCATGCTCGGCGGCGGCTTTCAGCAACATGCCCGGATTGGGTTTGCGGTCGGGGTGGTCGGGGTGGCGATAGCGCTCATCCGCCGCCTCAGAGTGAAAGGGACAGGCGTAGACGGCGTCGATGCGCCCGCCGCCCTCGGCGAGCCGCTCGATCAGCTGGCGGTTGAATTCATGCATGGTCTCTTCGCTGAACATGCCGCGCGCCACGCCTGACTGGTTGGTGACGATGACGGCGACATAGCCCGCCTCCTTCAGCCGCTTCACCGCCTCGGCCGCGCCGGGGATCAGCACCAGCTGGTCGGGCCGGTGCGGATAGCCGCTGTCGACGATCAGCACGCCGTCGCGATCCAGAAAGGCCCCTGGACGTTTCATGGGTCGGCTCATGATGGCTCCGTCAGCAGGGCCGAGAAGGCCGTCATCAGATGATAGAAGGTCGAGGCGGGGACGGCCGCGTCCTGCGCCCGGCCGTCGGCGTCGAAGGCGTCGAACCACAGGCCGGCGCGCGGCGTCGCCAGGTGCGTTTCGAACAGGCGGTCGACCAGACGGGCCGCTCGGTCCTGATCGCCGCGCAGATGCAGGGCCCGCAGCAGCTCGGTCTGGGCCCACAGGCGCACGCCGCCGTCGCGGACCCGTCCGATCCGGTCGATCTCGCGCACAGCCAGGCCATCGACGCGAACTCCGCAGGTCAGGGCGCTGGTGTAAAGCGCGCGCGCCGCTGCGCCGTGATCGGGCAGGCCGAGGCGCGCCGCCTCGCTCAGCAGCCAGACCCATTCCATGTGATGGCCGGGCTCGATGCACTGGCCTTCGGACCCGGGGCGGATGCTCCAGTCGCGCCCATAGAACTCGCCCAGCATCAGATGCTCGCGGTCGAAGAAGCGGCGGTTGAACAGGTCCAGCACCGACCGCGCCGCCGTCTCGAACGCAGGATCAGGCGCGGTCGCCTGCCAGGCCAGCAGGGCCTCCAGCATATGCATGTGCGGGTTCTGGCGGCGGGGCAGGACGGGCGGCAGCGCCTCCTGCCAGCCGCCGTGTTCCGGGTCGGCCATCTGGGCCTCGATGGCGGTCAGGGTCTCCAGCGCCAGAGGCCGCGCCCGCTCGTCCTTCAGCACTCGATGCGCCCCCGCAAGAGCGAACAGCACGAAGGCCAGGTCATACAGGTCCGGCGTGGCGTCGATGACCGCGCCCGCATCGTCCGT
Above is a window of Brevundimonas naejangsanensis DNA encoding:
- a CDS encoding MarR family winged helix-turn-helix transcriptional regulator, with protein sequence MIKSGKQAKIKGGLAESPSHLIHRALQLALDIYAEEAGPEGLTQRQFAVLEAVAARSGLTQTDLVKATGIDRSTLADLVARMTTKGLLERERSTLDARAKAVRLSPEGEAALIAARPRVEAADKRIMGLLPKSKRDSFLDLLCSLSDAADAAPEQVRAEVKAAKRAAKEAKKAEKAARKGDDRGRKKKGEPVVEQPQADTAADAVVVPLKGATES
- a CDS encoding inner membrane-spanning protein YciB translates to MTEATQSKRPQWIRQAVDFGALVAFMAAYFITRDMIKATWVLVIASMIALAVGFVLERRLAPMPLITGGFALVFGVLTIVTDDDLFVKLKLTVQNGLLAAVLLGSLPLKKYPFKALLGSAIKVTDEAWRKLTFRYGLYFLAVAIANEVFRSPTAVTAIWSALNLGTPDPNGVWTAFRGVLWIAASIFGLSQVPLILKNMTKDEEPGPVSPDTGL
- the ftsY gene encoding signal recognition particle-docking protein FtsY — encoded protein: MSDTPKKGWFQRLSAGLSRSSKQMTDQVVSTFVKEPLSEEALERLEEHLIESDLGPAASARIVERFRALRFGKTSDEREVKEALAEAVAAELTPRQATFDPLSGPKPYVVLFVGVNGSGKTTTLGKIASDLTGKGAKVMIVAGDTFRAAAREQLKVWADRAGAHFESRRDGADAAGLAFDAYAKAKAEGFDVVLIDTAGRLQNKSTLMDELLKIVRVLKKVDADAPHETLLVLDATVGRNALEQEKIFGRTAYVSGVVMTKLDGTARGGVLVPVAQASDAPIKLIGVGEGVEDLQPFDARAFSRSLVGLED
- a CDS encoding NAD(+) synthase; the protein is MASNSSFHAPSRHGFVRVAAATPVVHIADPAANAEEHARLIRQAGEKGVDLLVFPELSLSAYAIDDLHLQAALLDEVERQIARLAAVADEASVIAVIGAPIRNGDALFNCAVVLGGGEVLGVVPKTYLPNYREYYEKRWFAPAASRSEDAVVLNGERVDFAPGLIFEATNRPGFVFAVEVCEDFWAPLPPSTRAALAGARILCNLSASNIVIGKADERALLCASQSARTLSAYVFAASGWGESTTDLAWDGQATIHELGARLAEGERFAMHSHLTVADVDVDRIGLDRLRNGTFADCARIEGEAATVVPFEAGEGPADALIRPLDRFPFVPDDAARLDQDCFEAFNIQVQGLMRRMTATGSKTLVIGVSGGLDSTQALLVACRAFDRLELPRTGILAFTMPGFATSEGTKSNAWKLMTALGVTGAEIDIRPAAEQMLRDIGHAFANGEPVHDITFENVQAGLRTDYLFRLANQNHGFVLGTGDLSELALGWCTYGVGDHMSHYNVNGGVAKTLIQHLIRWVAERGLVGEAATPTLHAILATEISPELVPAGADGAIQSTQSIVGPYALNDFFLFYISRFGFKPSKVAFLAHQAWGDAATGRWPVGLPQGERVAYDLPTIKGWLRKFLIRFFQTSQFKRSAVPNGPKVVTGGSLSPRGDWRAPSDSSARVWLDELDANTPES
- a CDS encoding DUF4168 domain-containing protein, producing the protein MRFATAAAPTAILAALFLTAAPALAQDGAEPAPAAAPAPAGEPTDAELAQFAAAMKTVSSVAASVQNGTPTEEQQAQMAAAVQNSGLAVERFNAISAAVSADPVLQARAAVAGAAPSAPGSVGAGVTDAEISQFAAAMAEISGVARALNGAQPNEEQQAQMAAAIQNSGLEIERFNAISAATAQDEQLQARIALAQARQGE
- a CDS encoding alkylphosphonate utilization protein → MSDDVTKDSNGNILSDGDSVTLIKDLKVKGSGGVTLKRGTMVKNIRLTGDPDEIEANVEKVRGLVLRTEFVKKA
- a CDS encoding alpha/beta fold hydrolase, which encodes MSMTTPLADRYVERRWTSPDGLSLYARDYAPAEGPARLPVIAIHGLTRNSADFGAIAGLIAHSGRRVLAVDVRGRGRSDRAPDPMTYTPDVYAKDVVALMEQTGIEKAVFLGTSMGGLITMALTALKPKAIAAAILNDVGPEVAAEGLARIAAYTGQPVVIDSWDDAAAYARRINETVFPDYTDADWAAFSRRIFREGTEGAPVLDYDPDIAAPFKAAGSKALVPNLWPSFRALARKKPTLLVRGGTSDLLSPAIVDKMKKAAPSLAYAEIPGVGHAPMLDEPEARAAIFEFLAGVG
- a CDS encoding D-glycero-alpha-D-manno-heptose-1,7-bisphosphate 7-phosphatase, producing the protein MKRPGAFLDRDGVLIVDSGYPHRPDQLVLIPGAAEAVKRLKEAGYVAVIVTNQSGVARGMFSEETMHEFNRQLIERLAEGGGRIDAVYACPFHSEAADERYRHPDHPDRKPNPGMLLKAAAEHDLDLSRSLMIGDQPSDMEAARRAGVAGHRFTEGDLDQFVRDLLPG
- a CDS encoding AGE family epimerase/isomerase; the protein is MRFDPAAKEQVSDWLFGQALPLWARAGVDADGRFYEKLDFSGRAVTGAPRRTRVQARQIHVFAEASALGWSEGEAIARAGLDALIDGARRDDGLWVRATDDAGAVIDATPDLYDLAFVLFALAGAHRVLKDERARPLALETLTAIEAQMADPEHGGWQEALPPVLPRRQNPHMHMLEALLAWQATAPDPAFETAARSVLDLFNRRFFDREHLMLGEFYGRDWSIRPGSEGQCIEPGHHMEWVWLLSEAARLGLPDHGAAARALYTSALTCGVRVDGLAVREIDRIGRVRDGGVRLWAQTELLRALHLRGDQDRAARLVDRLFETHLATPRAGLWFDAFDADGRAQDAAVPASTFYHLMTAFSALLTEPS